In one window of Neofelis nebulosa isolate mNeoNeb1 chromosome 15, mNeoNeb1.pri, whole genome shotgun sequence DNA:
- the GPR37L1 gene encoding G-protein coupled receptor 37-like 1, with protein MQWPWPLAVSLAVVLAAGLSRVSGGAALHSGGHRAEAQEQQSRSKRGTEDDEAREVQQYVPEEWAEYPRPIHPAGLQPTQALVATSPNPDKDGGSPRGRQEPRGNLTGTPGQRLQIQNPLYPVTESSYSAYAIMLLALVLFAVGIVGNLSVMCIVWHSYYLKSAWNSILASLALWDFLVLFFCLPVVIFNEITKQRLLGDVSCRAVPFMEVSSLGVTTFSLCALGIDRFHVATSTLPKVRPIERCQSILAKLAVIWVGSMILAVPELLLWQLSQEAAPATGTVDSCIMKPSASLPESLYSLVMTYQNARMWWYFGCYFCLPILFTVTCQLVTWRVRSPPRRKPECRAGKHEQCESQLNGTVVGLTVVYALCTLPENVCNIVVAYLSTELTRQTLDLLGLINQFSIFFKGAITPVLLLCICRPLGQAFLGCCCCCCAECGGPSEASAAGGSDNKLKTELPSSIYFHKPRESPPLLPLGTPC; from the exons ATGCAGTGGCCGTGGCCGCTGGCCGTCTCTCTTGCTGTGGTGTTGGCCGCGGGGCTGAGCAGAGTGTCTGGGGGTGCCGCCCTGCACTCAGGCGGGCACAGAGCCGAGGCCCAGGAGCAGCAGAGCCGGTCCAAGAGAGGCACTGAGGATGACGAGGCCAGGGAGGTGCAGCAGTATGTGCCCGAGGAGTGGGCCGAGTACCCGCGGCCCATCCACCCTGCTGGCCTGCAGCCCACCCAGGCCCTGGTGGCCACCAGCCCCAACCCAGACAAGGACGGGGGCAGCCCACGAGGCAGGCAGGAGCCTCGGGGCAATCTGACGGGGACGCCGGGTCAGAGGCTGCAGATTCAGAACCCCCTGTACCCGGTGACCGAGAGCTCCTACAGTGCCTATGCCATCATGCTCCTGGCCCTGGTGCTGTTCGCTGTGGGCATCGTGGGTAACCTGTCGGTCATGTGCATCGTGTGGCACAGCTACTACCTGAAGAGTGCCTGGAACTCTATCCTCGCGAGCCTGGCCCTCTGGGATTTTCTggtcctctttttctgcctccctgTTGTTATCTTCAATGAGATCACCAAGCAGAGGTTGCTGGGTGACGTTTCTTGCCGGGCCGTGCCCTTCATGGAG GTCTCCTCCCTGGGAGTCACCACCTTCAGCCTCTGCGCCCTGGGCATCGACCGCTTCCATGTGGCCACCAGCACCCTGCCAAAGGTGAGGCCCATCGAGCGGTGCCAGTCCATCCTGGCCAAGCTGGCTGTCATCTGGGTGGGCTCCATGATCCTGGCTGTGCCCGAGCTCCTGCTGTGGCAGCTGTCGCAGGAGGCTGCCCCCGCCACGGGCACTGTGGACTCATGCATCATGAAACCCTCGGCCAGCCTGCCCGAGTCCCTCTACTCGCTGGTGATGACCTACCAGAACGCCCGCATGTGGTGGTACTTTGGCTGCTATTTCTGCCTGCCCATCCTCTTCACGGTCACCTGCCAGCTGGTGACGTGGCGGGTGCGGAGCCCTCCCAGGAGGAAGCCGGAGTGCCGGGCAGGCAAACACGAGCAGTGCGAGAGCCAGCTCAACGGCACCGTGGTGGGCCTGACCGTGGTCTACGCCCTCTGCACCCTCCCCGAGAACGTCTGCAACATCGTGGTGGCTTACCTGTCCACTGAGCTGACTCGCCAGACCCTGGACCTCCTGGGCCTCATCAACCAGTTCTCCATCTTCTTCAAGGGAGCCATCACCCCCGTGCTCCTCCTGTGTATCTGCAGGCCGCTGGGCCAGGCCTTcctgggctgctgctgctgctgctgtgctgAGTGTGGTGGCCCCTCGGAGGCCTCAGCCGCCGGCGGCTCGGACAACAAGCTCAAGACCGAGCTGCCCTCCTCCATCTACTTCCACAAGCCCAGGGAGTCGCCCCCGCTCCTGCCCCTGGGCACGCCTTGCTGA